Proteins co-encoded in one Marinobacter gudaonensis genomic window:
- the xerC gene encoding tyrosine recombinase XerC, which produces MSDSPAAPLPDALSQPIAAFIRHLASEKRHSPRTCDSYQRDLLRLAGWMFERNLGRWQGLTNHELRRYVATLSRDGLAGRSIARHLSATRRFYQFLLREKLASDNPALDIRAPKSGRPLPKVADVDQLNHLLDSQPDDPLEIRDLCMFELMYSSGLRLAELAGLDLHRIDLKGGEVRVLGKGSKERLLPVGSKALAALRAWLPHRASLASDGEPALFVSQRGQRLSHRSIQARLNRWGIIHGADQRLHPHLLRHSFASHMLESSGDLRAVQELLGHADIATTQVYTHLDFQHLARVYDQSHPRARRGGYHGNTTEDDSPSR; this is translated from the coding sequence GTGTCCGACAGCCCGGCAGCCCCTCTGCCCGATGCGCTGTCACAACCGATTGCCGCGTTTATCCGGCATCTGGCGTCGGAAAAGCGTCATTCTCCGAGAACCTGCGACAGTTACCAGCGGGACCTGCTGCGCCTGGCCGGTTGGATGTTTGAGCGGAATCTCGGCCGTTGGCAGGGCCTGACCAACCACGAGCTCCGTCGCTATGTGGCCACCCTGAGCCGGGACGGGCTCGCCGGTCGAAGCATCGCACGGCACCTGTCCGCCACGCGCCGCTTCTACCAGTTTCTGCTACGCGAGAAGCTCGCCTCTGACAATCCGGCTCTGGATATCCGTGCGCCCAAAAGTGGCCGCCCCCTGCCAAAGGTGGCCGACGTGGATCAGCTCAACCATCTGCTTGATAGCCAACCGGATGATCCCCTCGAAATCCGTGATCTGTGCATGTTTGAGCTGATGTACTCTTCGGGGCTGCGACTGGCGGAACTGGCCGGACTTGATCTGCATCGTATCGATCTCAAGGGCGGTGAAGTCCGGGTGCTGGGTAAGGGCAGCAAAGAGCGGCTGTTGCCCGTGGGCTCCAAAGCGCTGGCCGCTTTGCGCGCCTGGCTGCCGCACCGGGCATCGTTGGCCAGTGATGGCGAGCCGGCACTGTTTGTCAGTCAGCGCGGCCAGAGACTCAGCCACCGCAGTATTCAGGCGCGGTTGAACCGCTGGGGCATCATTCACGGTGCAGATCAGAGACTGCACCCACACCTGCTTCGACATTCTTTTGCCAGCCACATGTTGGAATCCAGTGGTGACCTTCGAGCCGTACAAGAGTTGTTGGGTCATGCCGATATCGCCACGACCCAGGTGTATACCCACCTGGATTTTCAGCATTTGGCACGGGTTTATGACCAGAGTCACCCCAGGGCCCGGCGAGGCGGGTATCATGGCAACACCACCGAAGATGACAGCCCGAGCCGCTAG
- the lysA gene encoding diaminopimelate decarboxylase — translation MDHFNYRDGELFAEDVPVADIARQFGTPAYVYSRATLERHYRAYDEALKDRPHLVCYAVKANSNLAVLNVLARLGSGFDIVSAGELERVLRAGGDPGKVVFSGVGKQEWEMRRALEVGVRCFNVESDTELDRLNAVAGELGVKAPVSLRVNPDVDAGTHPYISTGLKENKFGIDIAEAPEVYARAAGLPNLEVKGVDCHIGSQLTSVSPFLDALDRVLALIDDLADRGIQIRHLDMGGGLGVTYNQEQPPQPSDYVRALSERLGERSLELILEPGRSIAANAGILVTRVEFLKCTDHRNFAIIDAAMNDLIRPALYSAWQAIIPVRPHQDGDERAWDLVGPVCETGDFLGKDRRLRLKAGDLLAVRSAGAYGFVMSSNYNTRNRPPELMVDGDQVHVVRRRETLEDQLGPESCLPE, via the coding sequence ATGGATCATTTCAATTACCGTGACGGTGAGCTGTTCGCCGAAGACGTCCCTGTCGCCGACATTGCCCGACAGTTTGGCACGCCGGCCTATGTCTATTCCCGTGCCACCCTCGAGCGCCACTATCGGGCCTACGACGAGGCTCTGAAGGATCGTCCCCATCTGGTGTGTTATGCGGTCAAGGCCAACAGCAACCTGGCGGTGCTCAACGTGCTGGCCCGGCTGGGATCCGGGTTCGATATTGTCTCGGCCGGCGAGCTGGAGCGGGTCCTCCGGGCGGGTGGCGACCCCGGCAAGGTGGTGTTCTCCGGCGTTGGCAAGCAGGAATGGGAAATGCGGCGGGCCCTTGAGGTCGGGGTGCGTTGCTTCAACGTGGAATCCGACACCGAACTGGATCGTCTGAATGCCGTGGCCGGCGAGCTTGGCGTGAAGGCCCCTGTGTCCTTGCGGGTGAATCCGGACGTGGACGCGGGCACCCACCCCTATATTTCCACCGGTTTGAAAGAGAACAAGTTCGGCATCGACATCGCGGAGGCGCCGGAGGTGTATGCCCGAGCAGCCGGCTTGCCCAACCTGGAGGTCAAGGGTGTGGATTGTCATATCGGTTCCCAGCTCACCAGTGTGTCCCCGTTCCTGGATGCCCTGGACCGGGTGCTGGCCCTGATTGACGATCTTGCCGACCGGGGCATCCAGATCCGCCACCTGGACATGGGGGGCGGGCTCGGCGTTACCTACAACCAGGAGCAGCCACCGCAACCCTCCGATTATGTCCGGGCACTGTCCGAGCGCCTGGGTGAACGGTCGCTTGAGCTGATTCTCGAGCCTGGTCGCTCCATTGCCGCCAATGCCGGCATCCTGGTGACCCGGGTCGAGTTCCTCAAGTGTACTGACCACCGTAACTTCGCCATCATTGATGCCGCCATGAACGACCTGATCCGCCCGGCCCTTTACAGCGCCTGGCAGGCGATCATTCCCGTCCGGCCGCACCAGGACGGTGACGAGAGAGCCTGGGACCTGGTGGGCCCTGTCTGCGAAACGGGCGACTTTCTGGGCAAGGACCGGCGTCTGCGCCTGAAGGCCGGGGATCTTCTTGCGGTGCGGTCGGCCGGCGCCTATGGCTTTGTGATGAGTTCCAACTACAACACCCGGAACCGGCCCCCGGAACTGATGGTGGATGGTGATCAGGTGCACGTGGTGCGTCGGCGTGAAACCCTCGAGGATCAGCTCGGCCCCGAGAGCTGTCTGCCGGAATGA
- the dapF gene encoding diaminopimelate epimerase produces the protein MSQQRRSQGPTLRFTKMHGLGNDFMVVDAISQPFRLRPEMIRELANRNFGIGFDQLLVVEPPGLPDVDFRYRIFNADGSEVEQCGNGARCFARFVRDQRLTNKKVIRVQTAKGVIELRAGREGMVTVNMGIPEFNPPAIPFAADRRKDVYTVDVDGQTVELSAVSMGNPHGVLLVDNVDTAPVETLGPLLERHPRFPARANIGFLQILDRSHARLRVFERGSGETLACGSGACAAVVVGCVRGLLDARVEVELRGGKLVIEWQGEGSPVMMEGPATSVFEGQLRLPGDSGGRRRKSGRPHKQRS, from the coding sequence ATGAGTCAGCAGCGCCGCAGCCAGGGCCCGACACTGCGTTTCACCAAGATGCACGGTCTGGGCAATGATTTCATGGTGGTGGATGCCATCAGCCAGCCGTTCCGTCTGCGCCCGGAGATGATTCGCGAACTGGCCAACCGGAATTTCGGCATTGGTTTCGACCAGTTGCTGGTGGTAGAGCCTCCGGGTCTGCCCGATGTGGATTTCCGCTACCGGATCTTCAACGCTGACGGCTCGGAAGTGGAACAGTGCGGCAACGGGGCCCGCTGTTTCGCCCGCTTTGTCCGCGACCAGCGCCTGACCAACAAGAAGGTTATCCGGGTCCAGACCGCCAAGGGCGTGATCGAACTGCGGGCGGGCCGGGAAGGCATGGTCACCGTGAACATGGGGATCCCCGAGTTCAATCCGCCGGCCATTCCGTTTGCCGCCGATCGCCGCAAGGACGTCTACACGGTGGATGTGGATGGCCAGACCGTGGAGCTCAGCGCTGTGTCCATGGGCAATCCCCACGGCGTTCTGCTGGTTGATAACGTGGATACCGCTCCGGTGGAAACCCTGGGGCCTCTCCTGGAAAGGCACCCGCGCTTTCCGGCCCGTGCGAACATCGGCTTTCTGCAGATCCTGGATCGCTCCCATGCCCGGCTCCGGGTGTTTGAGCGCGGTTCCGGCGAGACCCTGGCCTGTGGCAGTGGCGCCTGTGCGGCGGTCGTTGTCGGCTGCGTAAGGGGGTTGCTGGATGCCCGCGTAGAGGTGGAGCTGCGTGGCGGCAAGCTGGTGATCGAATGGCAGGGCGAGGGGTCCCCTGTTATGATGGAAGGGCCTGCAACCAGCGTCTTTGAAGGGCAGTTAAGGCTGCCGGGCGACTCTGGTGGTCGCCGCCGGAAGAGCGGCCGCCCCCATAAACAACGGTCCTGA
- a CDS encoding DUF484 family protein — translation MTEQTARKKAGELSREEVADYLRANPDFFVDQDELLRSLTLPHDSGRAISLVERQVHLFREQRDTLRRELVELVSIARHNDRLFEKSKRLLMQVIEARTLNDMAAAIDDSIRGDFGLDAASVLLFTDNELPEASQGALHVVSPAVARERLGSLLDGERAVCGQFRESERQFLFPDREEPIASVALVPLRHDSLVGVFAVGSCQQGYFDQSMGSLFLSYISDTLSRLLPPMVQRHTAAVPVTEMVTESR, via the coding sequence ATGACAGAACAAACGGCCCGCAAGAAGGCCGGTGAGCTCAGCCGGGAAGAAGTGGCTGACTACCTGCGCGCCAACCCCGATTTCTTTGTTGACCAGGACGAGCTTCTGCGCAGCCTGACCCTGCCCCATGACAGCGGGCGCGCGATTTCACTGGTGGAGCGGCAGGTGCACCTGTTCCGGGAACAGCGGGATACCCTGCGGAGGGAGCTGGTGGAGCTGGTCTCTATCGCCCGCCACAACGACCGGTTGTTCGAAAAGAGCAAGCGCCTGCTGATGCAGGTGATCGAGGCCCGAACCCTGAATGACATGGCCGCGGCCATTGATGACAGCATTCGCGGGGATTTCGGCCTGGACGCAGCCTCGGTACTGCTGTTCACCGACAACGAGCTGCCGGAAGCCTCCCAGGGGGCGCTGCACGTGGTCAGCCCGGCGGTTGCCCGGGAGCGCCTGGGCAGCCTGCTGGACGGCGAGCGTGCAGTATGTGGCCAGTTCCGGGAAAGCGAGCGACAGTTCCTGTTTCCGGATCGTGAGGAGCCAATCGCGTCCGTTGCCCTGGTGCCTCTGCGTCACGACAGCCTGGTGGGCGTGTTTGCCGTTGGCAGTTGCCAGCAGGGTTATTTCGACCAGAGCATGGGGTCTCTGTTCCTGAGTTACATCAGCGATACCCTCAGTCGACTGCTGCCGCCGATGGTCCAGCGCCACACCGCGGCGGTTCCGGTCACCGAGATGGTGACGGAGTCTCGCTGA